The following are encoded together in the Daphnia magna isolate NIES linkage group LG8, ASM2063170v1.1, whole genome shotgun sequence genome:
- the LOC123475328 gene encoding LOW QUALITY PROTEIN: titin-like (The sequence of the model RefSeq protein was modified relative to this genomic sequence to represent the inferred CDS: deleted 2 bases in 1 codon), translating to MESKLPDLESLLVAPEQSPETTDPIPEVAEVESIQSEPSQVTESTLPNSENLSETLQESAQNIEASDVIPPVAGIESIQSEPTQTVESTLPNSENMVVATEQPLQTTEASDAIPKVESIQNESSQVTESKLPDLENLLVALEQSPEKTEASDSIPEVAEHQSIQGEPSQVMDECNLVPAEALTEPVELDLQLENESIVQSETIEDIVQQVDEPPKEPVESKHPSVLSWASVVATSKPAITESKEEVVEEPVRPKRPLPTLIVVGDGEQPVPIETDPDSFTEFVCRNERRRRKWRSSQSESQDYTTDEEHVESVSLVVDDKPKEQLVDSEPVEAPVQAPVTSAPIKLVENVSDEEVHDVLPATSKGTESLELADVIEHGETTPQLYYDLFADSWPHPFYIFLRDAESRWKAKESLVNQSVVTNVQEPIQEASQLVPQETVCEPQEQVDCHPNQEPTPELIPESVQEWVPAPSALQEEASSCPSAEVLQPTTDETPVISGWVIRESPEKKVPEVAKPLSWAAMVALSKAAAMETVPEPVVEQVAPRPTKTPVLVVVGEDVQPEPISSDDPDGFHECVSRREKRRRKWRSSQSESQDAEAEAVVPEASLPTDLPSEPSYVNVKVENVSTHPPELHEKSESKSKRVVVKIEKQTKEVERKRSKRLSESEREALQLAEAIESGQDITNKCPVVESYWSDKILYSDAEKLWQESLNGAAVRLDDKIESLKQSQSPESDPIPQPPPSVESSNSSSRLPTTTENINNIDLPEDRAIWSDESTFLSESQEERQQNVHKKDLSTDLDAMLAQLQQVEKDLQQFNSQQIQDRLPLIEAVMESLEEMEPRLIDLDDRIKNLSDEDPELDSIRAAVASLRTRHITLESQACRYKQKLEDAAEAKSKDNEDLLRYQALLSDLDDWVSVTHGQLKAELPKFTSVGAVLKEMDSSKDIVKRNEQLADLMNRCGTLQHSVAETEPLATQLYEHLCVLQRSFSEAGAQLHTRLLLLQACLLELEEKEVCVDISPPLVQHVDHEAANETPVTAIDTPVATTAPEVRLNDPIEHNIIPAQTSSIDDDNEMSFTQSVVQKTVRVIRRTILQNGREISVEEQIEENPTSGVTPLSVETELIPPKRYFRIPSPFGIVEEPNFHDDQQTEKDDNKSTVEITDITDEYDDREAANIGPSPDQFIEIHEVLDNLQFVEQPQSPEKIIELSSSNDGVAPQNQPRIAFETLHEHEEEHEHDESTEFNPVDTKADDDDEIQHGKELPETEHDLVLQESEISQTVEMLIEPQGEPILEANLQKDLDTKTSHDPSLGSEVQPEPEVTSEFQKLDEIHSELQTNAQLEPLVVCEEAAKQQVETSTVTENERTVEPKIEHELRDEVQQTEIEIPPQVMTEEQTTEPITENLVEEPNETTGEPESASATEEKPLVEMSEGETLAKDEAAVDHREVQAAEPTNQDDGFPIETTPDSREEFIEESIDEPIGEPDSKWSEEEIFEKDEATIDHQEKQAIEPTKLDDEIEKSPDGHECPIIEVELTSVSSTKLPSVIAEIPFDEPQQLQIPENQFKTEPESESKVSMAAEQKIAAAEPVKDELQLPMSSDKTNEKVPEKAMENVKTTLSSTTSSVGDETESDVDNMDWNVSPDDERQFDEYFKDERPPSASSNSSTSTDTTRLESASCEPVEDIPLQGIDTVDSSRATPIQEEPVPSDIAIVEEISNNQTANEDVQENLDSPVEVLVLEDSSARVVVDDVLQKTVEEEEQTSVVDESVVQVLDPIYVVDTEDESATESIVDSDDKMPTDLAEQLSQQLVEEVFKSVETHPTIERMIQESLIQSALANPSSSSESSSSQDDGGWWMVDPDDAKQEVKEPFEMVGELQSSLIEPTESSGQDEDMVQQQLDDNDPSTTSESQLVDVESLIVQLEPDLLQIPDLTKTESWSNVTVIRVGYGDELPVEDRQAAGTSFIEPLEKSEQDTLKKEAEVQQAIETLSCEPTKDAEQEVLDKEAEQQKTTGTPLIEPFKVPEQDTLKEEVEEQQTSGNRGRGIS from the exons ATGGAATCGAAACTTCCGGATCTCGAAAGTCTGTTGGTAGCGCCGGAACAATCTCCGGAAACAACCGATCCTATTCCCGAAGTGGCTGAAGTCGAATCTATCCAAAGCGAACCATCCCAAGTTACTGAATCTACTCTTCCCAATTCTGAAAACCTTTCGGAAACCCTACAAGAGTCTGCCCAAAATATCGAAGCTTCCGATGTTATTCCTCCGGTTGCCGGAATCGAATCTATCCAAAGCGAGCCAACTCAAACTGTGGAATCTACGCTTCCCAATTCGGAAAATATGGTGGTAGCAACGGAACAACCTCTTCAAACCACCGAAGCTTCCGATGCTATCCCCAAAGTCGAATCTATCCAAAATGAGTCGTCTCAAGTTACGGAATCAAAACTTCCGGATCTCGAAAATCTGTTGGTAGCGCTGGAACAATCTCCGGAGAAAACCGAGGCTTCCGATTCTATTCCCGAAGTGGCCGAACATCAATCTATCCAAGGCGAGCCATCCCAAGTTATGGATGAATGCAATTTAGTTCCAGCTGAGGCACTTACCGAGCCCGTCGAACTGGATCTCCAGTTGGAGAATGAATCGATCGTTCAGTCCGAAACGATTGAAGACATCGTTCAACAAGTTGACGAACCTCCAAAAGAACCTGTGGAATCTAAACATCCGTCGGTACTTAGTTGGGCGTCTGTAGTTGCCACCAGCAAACCAGCAATTACAGAATCCAAAGAAGAAGTTGTTGAAGAACCAGTGCGTCCTAAACGCCCATTGCCGACACTGATCGTCGTGGGAGATGGTGAACAGCCAGTTCCTATTGAAACTGATCCCGACTCTTTCACGGAATTTGTATGTCGTAACGAACGCCGTCGCAGGAAATGGCGATCATCGCAATCCGAATCTCAAGACTACACGACTGACGAAGAGCACGTCGAATCAGTTTCGCTTGTTGTCGATGATAAGCCGAAAGAGCAACTAGTCGATTCCGAGCCAGTCGAGGCCCCTGTTCAGGCTCCAGTGACATCCGCACCTATAAAACTAGTAGAAAATGTGTCGGATGAAGAAGTCCATGATGTTCTTCCTGCCACGTCCAAAGGAAC AGAATCTTTAGAATTAGCTGATGTTATTGAACACGGAGAAACAACTCCTCAGCTCTATTACGACCTCTTTGCCGATTCATGGCCTCATCCTTTCTACATTTTCCTTCGTGATGCCGAAAGCCGCTGGAAGGCAAAAGAAAGCCTCGTCAATCAGTCTGTCGTGACTAACGTTCAAGAACCCATCCAAGAAGCATCACAATTGGTACCCCAAGAAACAGTTTGCGAGCCACAAGAACAAGTGGATTGCCATCCAAATCAAGAACCCACTCCGGAATTGATCCCTGAATCGGTGCAAGAATGGGTACCTGCGCCGTCTGCTTTGCAAGAAGAAGCATCTTCATGTCCGTCCGCTGAAGTACTGCAACCAACCACGGATGAGACTCCTGTAATTTCCGGCTGGGTCATCAGAGAAAGTCCGGAGAAAAAAGTGCCCGAAGTGGCCAAACCTTTGTCATGGGCCGCTATGGTGGCCCTCTCAAAAGCGGCAGCAATGGAAACTGTTCCAGAACCTGTGGTCGAACAGGTTGCTCCACGCCCAACCAAAACCCCGGTTCTGGTAGTCGTTGGCGAAGATGTTCAGCCAGAGCCGATTAGCAGCGACGATCCGGATGGTTTTCACGAATGTGTCAGCCGTCGCGAAAAGCGAAGACGCAAGTGGCGCTCATCTCAATCAGAATCACAAGATGCTGAAGCTGAAGCAGTTGTCCCTGAGGCTTCCCTTCCTACTGACCTTCCCTCTGAGCCATCTTACGTGAACGTGAAAGTGGAGAATGTCAGCACTCATCCGCCCGAACTGCATGAGAAATCTGAAAGTAAATCGAAACGCGTCGtcgtaaaaattgaaaaacaaacaaaggagGTCGAACGTAAACGATCTAAGCGTCTATCTGAATCGGAAAGGGAAGCTCTTCAGCTGGCCGAAGCCATTGAGAGTGGTCAGGATATTACAAACAAATGCCCCGTCGTTGAATCTTACTGGTCGGACAAGATTTTGTATAGCGACGCTGAGAAATTGTGGCAAGAAAGTTTAAATGGCGCCGCCGTTCGATTAGATGATAAGATTGAGAGCTTGAAACAAAGCCAGTCACCCGAATCCGATCCCATACCTCAACCCCCACCCTCCGTCGAGTCCTCCAACAGTAGTAGTAGAttaccaacaacaacagagaACATCAACAACATCGATTTGCCTGAAGATCGGGCCATCTGGTCGGATGAAAGCACTTTCCTCAGTGAATCGCAAGAAGAACGTCAGCAAAACGTACACAAG AAGGACCTATCCACCGATCTTGACGCAATGTTGGCTCAATTGCAACAAGTGGAAAAAGACCTTCAACAGTTCAACTCCCAACAGATACAGGATCGTCTACCGCTGATTGAA GCTGTTATGGAATCTCTCGAGGAGATGGAGCCTCGGTTGATCGACTTGGATGATAGGATTAAGAACCTTTCCGATGAAGATCCCGAATTAGATTCCATTCGAGCAGCCGTAGCAAGTCTTAGGACTCGTCACATCACATTGGAATCTCAAGCCTGTCGATACAAACAAAAGCTAGAA GATGCTGCTGAAGCCAAAAGCAAAGATAATGAAGACCTTCTAAGGTACCAGGCACTTCTTTCGGACCTGGACGATTGGGTCAGCGTGACTCATGGCCAACTGAAAGCAGAATTGCCCAAATTCACTTCGGTGGGTGCCGTTCTGAAAGAAATGGATTCGAGCAAg GATATAGTGAAACGCAATGAACAGCTGGCTGATTTGATGAATCGATGTGGGACGCTGCAACATTCGGTGGCCGAGACGGAACCACTGGCGACGCAGCTCTACGAGCACCTGTGTGTCCTGCAACGTAGCTTTTCAGAGGCAGGCGCCCAGTTACACACACGACTACTTCTCCTGCAG GCATGTCTGCTCGAGCTAGAGGAGAAAGAAGTCTGCGTCGACATTAGTCCTCCCCTTGTCCAACATGTCGACCATGAAGCAGCTAATGAGACGCCCGTCACTGCTATTGACACGCCAGTGGCTACCACTGCCCCTGAAGTACGTCTAAATGATCCGATCGAACATAACATTATACCGGCTCAAACGAGCTCAATAGACGATGACAATGAAATGTCATTCACGCAATCCGTCGTTCAGAAAACCGTCCGGGTCATTCGACGAACTATCCTGCAAAATGGCAGAGAGATATCTGTGGAAGAGCAAATAGAAGAAAACCCCACGAGTGGAGTAACTCCGCTTTCGGTTGAAACTGAACTCATTCCTCCAAAACGATATTTTCGCATACCGTCGCCCTTCGGTATCGTCGAGGAGCCCAATTTTCACGATGAccaacaaacagaaaaagatgATAATAAAAGCACTGTCGAAATTACGGACATTACCGACGAATATGATGATCGCGAAGCTGCAAACATTGGTCCGTCACCCGACCAATTCATAGAGATTCACGAGGTTCTCGACAATCTTCAATTCGTTGAACAGCCACAAAGTCCTGAAAAAATCATCGAACTTTCGAGTTCTAATGATGGCGTTGCCCCACAAAATCAACCTCGCATAGCTTTTGAAACACTTCACGAACATGAAGAAGAACACGAACATGATGAGAGTACCGAATTCAATCCTGTTGATACAAAggctgatgatgatgatgagatCCAACATGGCAAAGAGCTACCTGAAACCGAGCATGACCTAGTACTTCAAGAATCAGAAATCAGTCAAACCGTCGAAATGCTAATCGAGCCACAAGGCGAGCCGATATTGGAAGCCAATCTCCAAAAAGATCTTGATACTAAGACGAGCCATGATCCATCGCTGGGATCGGAAGTACAACCTGAGCCTGAAGTAACCAgcgaatttcaaaaattagaTGAAATTCATTCCGAGTTGCAAACCAATGCACAGCTGGAACCCTTGGTGGTATGCGAAGAAGCTGCAAAACAACAGGTTGAAACAAGCACTGTGACTGAAAATGAACGTACGGTAGAACCTAAAATCGAGCATGAACTTCGAGACGAAGTCCAACAAACAGAAATTGAAATCCCTCCGCAAGTGATGACGGAAGAACAGACTACTGAGCCAATTACTGAAAATCTCGTTGAAGAACCTAATGAAACAACTGGAGAGCCTGAATCAGCCAGTGCTACTGAAGAAAAACCATTAGTCGAAATGTCTGAAGGTGAAACTCTCGCAAAAGATGAAGCTGCGGTTGATCATCGTGAAGTACAAGCAGCCGAGCCCACAAATCAGGACGACGGATTCCCAATTGAAACAACCCCCGATAGTCGTGAAGAGTTCATTGAAGAATCTATTGATGAACCGATTGGGGAGCCTGAC TCAAAGTGGTCTGAAGAGGAAATTTTCGAAAAAGACGAGGCCACGATTGatcatcaagaaaaacaagcaaTTGAGCCTACAAAACTGGATGacgaaattgaaaaaagtCCCGATGGCCATGAATGTCCAATCATTGAAGTTGAGTTAACATCTGTTTCTTCGACCAAACTCCCATCCGTCATTGCAGAAATACCATTCGATGAGCCGCAACAGCTCCAGATTCctgaaaatcaatttaaaacaGAACCCGAGTCAGAATCGAAAGTTTCAATGGCAGCCGAACAAAAAATTGCAGCAGCAGAACCTGTTAAAGATGAGCTCCAACTTCCGATGTCATCAGATAAAACCAACGAAAAAGTACCGGAAAAGGCGATGGAAAATGTTAAGACTACCCTATCCTCAACGACATCCTCTGTAGGAGATGAGACAGAATCGGACGTCGATAACATGGACTGGAACGTCTCTCCAGACGACGAGCGCCAATTTGACGAATACTTCAAGGATGAAAGACCGCCATCAGCCTCGTCCAATTCATCGACTTCTACCGATACCACTCGTCTGGAATCAGCTTCTTGCGAACCCGTGGAAGACATCCCGTTGCAGGGGATAGACACTGTTGATTCTTCAAGAGCTACACCGATCCAAGAGGAACCAGTACCTTCTGACATAGCGATCGTCGAAGAAATCAGTAACAATCAAACGGCAAACGAAGACGTTCAAGAAAATCTCGACAGTCCTGTTGAAGTACTCGTCCTGGAAGACAGCAGCGCACGAGTTGTGGTGGACGACGTGTTACAAAAGACAGTTGAAGAGGAGGAACAAACAAGTGTAGTAGACGAAAGCGTTGTGCAAGTTCTGGACCCAATCTACGTGGTAGATACCGAGGACGAGTCAGCGACGGAATCAATT GTGGATTCCGATGATAAAATGCCGACTGATTTAGCAGAGCAGCTCAGTCAGCAGTTGGTCGAAGAAGTTTTCAAGTCTGTTGAAACCCATCCTACTATTGAGCGTATGATTCAGGAAAGTTTAATCCAATCTGCACTAGCTAATCCGAGTTCATCATCAGAATCGTCATCAAGCCAAGATGACGGTGGTTGGTGGATGGTTGACCCTGATGACGCGAAACAAGAAGTCAAAGAACCTTTTGAGATGGTTGGAGAATTACAGTCATCGTTGATAGAACCCACAGAGTCAAGCGGTCAAGACGAAGACATGGTGCAACAACAATTGGACGATAATGACCCATCCACTACATCAGAAAGTCAGCTGGTAGATGTGGAAAGTTTGATTGTTCAACTGGAACCCGACCTACTTCAAATTCCGGATTTAACAAAGACGGAATCGTGGTCCAATGTGACCGTGATCAGGGTGGGCTACGGAGACGAACTGCCGGTCGAAGATCGACAAGCTGCTGGAACATCGTTCATTGAGCCATTGGAAAAAAGCGAACAGGATACGTTGAAGAAAGAAGCTGAAGTGCAACAAGCCATTGAAACGTTATCTTGTGAACCCACGAAAGATGCTGAACAGGAGGTCTTGGACAAAGAAGccgaacaacaaaaaactacTGGAACACCACTGATTGAACCGTTCAAAGTCCCTGAACAGGATACCTTGAAGGAAGAGGTTGAAGAGCAACAAACTTCTGGAAACAGAGGCCGCGGGATATCGTGA